The Devosia sp. SD17-2 genome includes a region encoding these proteins:
- a CDS encoding DUF1643 domain-containing protein yields the protein MSSDRHDPGGKVRLRLGEGVRGDAVMSADGRYRQIMRRWLGEIFPENYILFVGMNPSTADARVDDPTCAREWTFARREGFSAMVKCNVGDYRATDPKMLVQPGVVAVSPANLPAIRAAAKNAGRVVLCHGKLNKALAPAGRELVEALRSDGAELWCFGTNADGSPKHPLYLRADTPLVRF from the coding sequence ATGAGTTCAGATCGGCACGATCCCGGCGGCAAAGTGCGCCTCCGCCTCGGCGAAGGCGTGCGCGGCGACGCCGTGATGAGTGCAGATGGTCGGTATCGCCAGATCATGCGGCGCTGGCTTGGGGAAATTTTCCCGGAAAACTACATCCTCTTCGTCGGGATGAACCCGTCCACCGCCGACGCGCGCGTGGACGATCCGACCTGTGCGCGCGAGTGGACATTTGCCCGTCGCGAGGGGTTTTCGGCGATGGTCAAATGCAATGTCGGTGACTACCGCGCCACCGACCCGAAAATGCTGGTGCAGCCGGGCGTGGTCGCCGTGTCGCCGGCCAATCTTCCGGCCATCCGGGCAGCGGCGAAAAATGCGGGCAGGGTGGTCCTCTGCCACGGCAAGCTCAACAAGGCGCTGGCACCAGCCGGTCGCGAACTGGTCGAGGCCCTTCGCAGCGATGGCGCCGAACTCTGGTGTTTTGGTACCAATGCCGATGGCTCCCCAAAACATCCGCTCTATCTGCGGGCCGACACCCCGCTGGTGCGGTTCTAG
- a CDS encoding IS110 family transposase, translating into MIHDTLFVGIDVSKTHLDVHTHPAGKSWRCSTGPEALAELTQRLARLGPLAIGLEASGGYEARVAESLHAAGLEVHVLAPARIRSYARGIGQLAKTDKIDAALIARYLQAVRASLTPYVSDPIRQRLSAFTAHRRRIVAEKSGLVSQLDTIDEPLVRSLIEERLAAIALEIKRIEAAITALLADNRQLQQRQARLRQVTGVGPVLAIALLADMPELGKVSAKVAAALIGVAPYARQSGASDRNGRCLGGRKHLRDIAYMAVLSAIKVKDPVLGDFYQRLRLRGKPFKLAMIATVRKLITILNAIARQEPAFQQ; encoded by the coding sequence ATGATACACGACACCCTCTTCGTTGGCATCGACGTTTCCAAGACGCATCTGGACGTTCATACCCATCCCGCTGGCAAATCCTGGCGTTGCAGCACTGGACCGGAGGCGCTCGCCGAGCTGACGCAGCGCCTGGCCAGACTGGGGCCGTTGGCCATCGGGCTCGAAGCCTCGGGAGGCTATGAAGCCCGCGTGGCCGAGAGCCTGCATGCCGCTGGCCTTGAAGTGCATGTTCTAGCCCCGGCGCGGATCCGCAGTTACGCGCGGGGTATCGGCCAATTGGCCAAAACCGACAAGATCGATGCCGCTCTGATCGCGCGTTATCTGCAGGCCGTGCGCGCCAGCTTGACCCCTTATGTGTCTGATCCGATCCGACAAAGGCTGAGCGCGTTCACAGCCCATCGGCGGCGGATCGTTGCGGAAAAGAGCGGCCTTGTCAGTCAGCTCGATACCATCGACGAGCCGCTTGTGCGCAGCCTGATCGAGGAGCGTCTGGCGGCCATCGCCCTGGAGATCAAACGCATCGAAGCGGCCATCACTGCCCTTCTCGCCGACAATCGCCAGCTCCAGCAGCGCCAGGCGCGGCTGCGGCAGGTGACCGGCGTCGGTCCGGTTCTGGCGATCGCCTTACTGGCCGACATGCCCGAGCTCGGCAAGGTCTCCGCCAAGGTGGCCGCAGCACTCATCGGCGTTGCCCCTTATGCCCGCCAATCGGGCGCATCGGATCGCAACGGCCGCTGTCTTGGCGGACGAAAACATCTGCGCGATATCGCCTACATGGCCGTGCTCAGCGCCATCAAGGTGAAAGACCCCGTTCTCGGCGACTTCTATCAAAGACTGCGCCTGCGCGGAAAACCCTTCAAACTCGCCATGATCGCAACGGTGAGAAAACTCATCACAATCCTCAACGCCATCGCCCGACAGGAACCGGCATTCCAACAGTGA
- the metH gene encoding methionine synthase, with protein sequence MSPSPDRIDNSPLLPDWTEVRTALAQAMQDRILILDGAMGTMIQRLGLTEENFRGERFKDWSHPLKGNNDLLVITEPEMIEDIHFAYYMAGADIVETNTFSGTSVAQADYACESAVYDINYQGVVVARRAALRAEEADGRRRFVAGAIGPTTKTSSMSTDVNNPGHRSISFDDLVEAYGEAIRGLVDAGADLLLFETITDTLNTKAGIFAAQRIFEERGIDVPIMISGTITDLSGRTLSGQTPTAFWYSIRHSNPITIGLNCALGADLMRDHIAELSSVADTFICAYPNAGLPNEMGGYDQTPEQMAAQLQSFASDGLLNIVGGCCGSTPDHIRAVAQMAAQYQPRKVPEIERKLRLAGLEPFTLTKDIPFVNIGERTNVTGSARFRKLITAGDYNAALDVARDQVANGAQIIDINMDEGLIDSRQVMIDYLNLLAAEPDIAKVPLMIDSSKWEVIEAGLKCVQGKALVNSISLKEGEEAFIHHAKLVKAYGAAVVVMAFDETGQADTKQRKVEICARAYKILTETVGFPPEDIIFDPNVFAVATGIEEHNNYGVDFIEATKEITESLPHVHISGGISNLSFSFRGNEPVREAMHAVFLYYAIQNGMDMGIVNAGQLAVYESIDKELRDACEDVILNRRPDSTDRMLELAERYRGQGGGAGKAKDLSWRELPVNERITHALVNGITEYIEADTELARQGAARPLHVIEGPLMAGMNVVGDLFGSGKMFLPQVVKSARVMKQAVAYLMPYMEAEKDANGDAAGRQSAGKVLMATVKGDVHDIGKNIVGVVLACNNYEIVDLGVMVPTQKILETARAENVDIIGLSGLITPSLDEMVHVASEMEREGFDIPLLIGGATTSRVHTAVKIHPRYARGQAVYVNDASRAVGVVSNLLSQDTKVTFIEQVRAEYAKAAAAHERAEHEKKRLPLTAARENAFKPDWTGYAPPKPSFTGIKNFTDFDLAELAQYIDWTPFFQTWELKGRYPAILEDERQGEAARALWADAQKMLKQIIDEKWFVPKAVVGFWPANAVGDDVRLFTGEDRQTELETFFTLRQQLSKRDGKPNMALSDFVAPVDSGKPDYLGGFVVTAGLEEVAIAERFEKANDDYSSILVKALADRYAETLAEFMHLKVRRELWGYAPDENLTPEEVILENYRGIRPAPGYPAQPDHTEKTTLFRLLDAENTVGVSLTESYAMWPGSSVSGLYFSHPDAYYFGVAKVERDQVLDYAQRKGMAVEEVERWLGPILNYIPGKVAAE encoded by the coding sequence ATGAGCCCCTCGCCCGACCGGATCGACAATTCTCCCCTCCTGCCCGACTGGACCGAGGTGCGCACCGCGCTCGCCCAGGCCATGCAGGACCGTATCCTGATCCTCGACGGCGCCATGGGCACCATGATCCAGCGCCTGGGGCTGACCGAGGAGAATTTCCGCGGCGAGCGCTTCAAGGACTGGAGCCATCCGCTCAAGGGCAATAACGACCTGCTCGTCATCACCGAACCGGAGATGATCGAGGATATCCACTTCGCCTATTATATGGCCGGTGCCGATATCGTCGAAACCAACACCTTCTCAGGCACTTCGGTGGCCCAGGCGGACTACGCCTGCGAAAGCGCGGTCTACGACATCAATTACCAGGGCGTTGTGGTGGCGCGGCGCGCCGCCTTGCGCGCTGAGGAAGCTGACGGCCGCCGCCGTTTCGTGGCTGGCGCAATCGGGCCGACGACGAAAACCTCGTCCATGTCGACCGACGTCAACAACCCCGGCCATCGCTCGATCAGCTTCGATGATCTCGTGGAAGCCTATGGCGAGGCCATTCGCGGGCTGGTGGATGCGGGCGCGGACCTGCTGCTGTTCGAAACCATCACCGACACACTGAACACCAAGGCCGGCATTTTCGCCGCCCAGCGCATCTTCGAAGAGCGCGGCATCGATGTGCCAATCATGATTTCGGGCACGATCACCGACCTCTCCGGCCGCACGCTGTCTGGCCAAACGCCGACGGCCTTCTGGTATTCCATCCGCCATTCGAACCCGATCACCATCGGGCTGAACTGCGCGCTTGGCGCCGACCTCATGCGCGACCATATCGCCGAGCTCTCGAGCGTCGCCGATACATTTATCTGCGCATATCCCAATGCCGGCCTGCCCAATGAAATGGGCGGCTATGACCAGACGCCCGAACAGATGGCGGCTCAGCTGCAAAGCTTTGCCAGCGATGGCCTCCTTAACATCGTTGGCGGCTGCTGCGGTTCGACCCCGGACCATATCCGCGCCGTGGCGCAGATGGCCGCGCAGTACCAGCCGCGCAAGGTCCCGGAGATCGAGCGCAAGCTGCGCCTCGCCGGCCTTGAGCCGTTCACGCTGACCAAGGACATCCCCTTCGTCAACATCGGCGAGCGCACCAACGTCACCGGCTCTGCCCGCTTCCGCAAGCTGATCACGGCGGGCGACTACAACGCCGCCCTCGACGTGGCCCGCGACCAGGTCGCCAATGGCGCCCAGATCATCGACATCAACATGGATGAGGGTCTCATCGACTCCCGCCAGGTGATGATCGACTACCTGAACCTGCTGGCCGCAGAACCAGATATCGCCAAAGTGCCGCTGATGATCGATAGCTCCAAGTGGGAGGTAATCGAGGCGGGCCTGAAGTGTGTGCAGGGCAAGGCGCTGGTGAATTCCATTTCGCTCAAGGAAGGCGAAGAGGCATTCATCCATCACGCCAAGCTGGTGAAGGCCTATGGCGCCGCCGTGGTGGTGATGGCCTTCGACGAAACCGGACAGGCCGACACCAAGCAGCGCAAGGTGGAAATCTGTGCGCGCGCCTACAAGATCCTGACCGAGACCGTCGGCTTCCCGCCTGAAGACATCATCTTCGACCCCAACGTCTTTGCGGTCGCGACGGGCATCGAAGAGCACAATAATTACGGTGTCGACTTCATCGAGGCGACGAAGGAAATCACCGAGAGCCTGCCGCACGTCCATATCTCGGGCGGCATCTCGAACCTCAGCTTCTCGTTCCGCGGCAATGAGCCGGTGCGCGAGGCGATGCACGCCGTGTTCCTCTACTATGCCATCCAGAATGGCATGGACATGGGCATCGTCAACGCCGGCCAGCTGGCGGTCTACGAGAGCATCGACAAGGAACTGCGCGACGCCTGCGAGGACGTGATCCTCAATCGCCGACCGGATTCGACCGACCGAATGCTGGAGCTGGCCGAGCGCTACAGGGGCCAGGGCGGCGGCGCCGGCAAGGCCAAGGATCTTTCCTGGCGCGAGCTCCCGGTCAACGAACGCATCACTCATGCGCTGGTCAACGGCATCACCGAATATATCGAGGCCGACACCGAGCTGGCCCGCCAGGGAGCAGCCCGCCCCCTGCACGTCATCGAAGGCCCGCTGATGGCCGGGATGAACGTGGTTGGTGATCTTTTCGGCTCGGGCAAGATGTTCCTGCCGCAGGTGGTTAAATCGGCCCGCGTGATGAAGCAGGCCGTGGCCTATCTGATGCCATACATGGAAGCCGAGAAGGACGCCAATGGCGACGCCGCCGGCCGCCAGAGCGCCGGCAAGGTGCTGATGGCGACGGTGAAGGGCGACGTCCACGACATCGGCAAGAACATCGTCGGCGTCGTGCTGGCCTGCAACAATTACGAGATCGTCGATCTCGGCGTCATGGTGCCGACCCAGAAGATCCTGGAAACCGCCCGCGCCGAAAACGTCGACATCATCGGGCTGTCCGGCCTCATCACGCCGTCACTCGACGAGATGGTGCATGTCGCCTCCGAAATGGAGCGCGAGGGCTTTGACATTCCCCTGCTCATCGGCGGCGCAACCACCAGCCGCGTCCATACCGCGGTAAAGATCCACCCGCGCTATGCGCGTGGCCAGGCGGTTTACGTCAATGACGCCAGCCGCGCCGTGGGCGTGGTGTCGAACCTGCTCTCGCAGGACACCAAGGTGACCTTCATTGAACAGGTGCGCGCCGAATACGCCAAGGCGGCCGCCGCCCATGAGCGGGCCGAGCACGAAAAAAAGCGCCTGCCGCTGACCGCAGCGCGCGAAAACGCCTTCAAGCCTGACTGGACCGGCTACGCGCCGCCCAAGCCGAGCTTTACCGGTATCAAGAACTTTACCGATTTCGACCTTGCCGAACTGGCCCAATACATCGACTGGACGCCGTTCTTCCAGACCTGGGAACTCAAGGGGCGCTACCCGGCCATTCTCGAGGACGAGCGGCAGGGCGAAGCGGCGCGGGCGCTCTGGGCGGATGCTCAGAAGATGCTCAAGCAGATCATCGACGAAAAGTGGTTCGTGCCCAAGGCTGTGGTCGGCTTCTGGCCCGCCAATGCCGTGGGCGATGACGTGCGCCTGTTCACGGGCGAAGACCGCCAGACCGAGCTCGAAACCTTCTTCACGCTGCGCCAGCAACTCTCCAAGCGCGACGGCAAGCCGAACATGGCGCTGTCCGACTTCGTCGCGCCGGTCGACAGCGGCAAGCCCGACTATCTCGGCGGCTTCGTGGTGACGGCCGGTCTCGAGGAAGTGGCGATCGCCGAGCGCTTCGAGAAAGCAAACGACGATTATTCGTCCATTCTGGTGAAGGCCCTGGCCGACCGCTATGCGGAGACGCTGGCCGAATTCATGCACCTCAAGGTTCGTCGCGAACTCTGGGGCTATGCTCCGGACGAAAACCTCACCCCCGAGGAAGTCATCCTCGAGAACTATCGCGGCATCCGCCCGGCACCGGGCTATCCGGCCCAGCCGGACCACACCGAAAAGACCACGCTCTTCCGCCTGCTCGATGCAGAGAACACTGTCGGCGTGTCGCTGACCGAAAGCTACGCCATGTGGCCGGGTTCATCGGTCTCCGGGCTCTATTTCAGCCATCCCGACGCCTATTATTTCGGCGTCGCTAAGGTGGAGCGCGACCAGGTGCTCGACTACGCCCAGCGCAAGGGCATGGCAGTGGAAGAGGTCGAACGCTGGCTCGGGCCGATTCTGAACTACATCCCCGGCAAGGTCGCGGCGGAATAA
- a CDS encoding septal ring lytic transglycosylase RlpA family protein, giving the protein MGGAGGLGATVKRGAFTSKEYGVAVSPRVTSNPHPPRGGGRYQVGKPYTVRGKTYVPQHDPNYVAAGTASWYGSDFHGRRTANGEIFSANAITAAHPTLPLPSYVRVTNKDNGRSLVVRVNDRGPYVAGRIIDLSHQAASMLGYVNNGSASVQVEYVGEAPLEGDDTRMLVASYNGPSDFGGSRGNVQVASAESNRSLVGMTTNFIGGLFSYADAEQADAGIGTAHAAVNAMASQAPDLQAWAASVDADTRAFKLGLGIYGNQDNAIALAERFAVLGAVAEDPVTVGGKPATRLTLTHLKPGVERQDALDLARELGLGDIILY; this is encoded by the coding sequence ATGGGTGGTGCCGGGGGTCTTGGTGCCACGGTCAAGCGCGGCGCCTTCACCTCCAAGGAATATGGCGTCGCTGTTTCGCCGCGCGTGACCTCGAATCCCCATCCGCCTCGTGGCGGCGGGCGCTATCAGGTCGGCAAGCCTTATACCGTGCGCGGCAAGACCTATGTCCCGCAGCATGATCCCAATTATGTCGCGGCCGGTACGGCGTCCTGGTATGGCTCGGACTTCCACGGTCGCCGCACGGCCAATGGCGAAATCTTCTCCGCCAATGCCATCACCGCCGCGCATCCGACCCTGCCGCTGCCGTCCTATGTCCGCGTGACCAACAAGGACAATGGCCGCTCACTCGTCGTGCGCGTCAATGATCGTGGACCCTATGTGGCCGGCCGCATCATCGATCTGTCGCATCAGGCGGCGTCCATGCTTGGCTATGTCAATAATGGCTCGGCCAGCGTGCAGGTCGAATATGTCGGCGAAGCCCCGCTCGAGGGCGATGATACCCGCATGCTGGTGGCCAGCTACAATGGCCCCTCCGATTTCGGCGGCAGCCGCGGCAATGTTCAGGTCGCTTCGGCCGAGAGTAATCGCAGCCTTGTCGGCATGACCACCAATTTTATCGGCGGGCTGTTCTCCTATGCCGACGCCGAACAGGCTGATGCCGGCATCGGCACGGCCCATGCCGCGGTCAACGCCATGGCCAGCCAGGCGCCGGACCTCCAGGCCTGGGCGGCCAGTGTCGACGCAGACACCCGTGCCTTCAAGCTCGGGCTCGGCATCTACGGCAATCAGGACAATGCGATTGCGCTGGCCGAGCGGTTCGCCGTGTTGGGCGCCGTGGCCGAAGATCCCGTCACCGTCGGCGGCAAGCCGGCGACCCGCCTGACGCTGACCCATCTCAAGCCCGGTGTTGAGCGTCAGGACGCTCTCGATCTGGCGCGTGAACTTGGCCTTGGCGATATAATTCTTTATTAG
- a CDS encoding D-alanyl-D-alanine carboxypeptidase family protein codes for MRLLLAIAVAAFSVSSAFAQAQFETKAKFAVLTDYESGTVIFQKDADARLEPASMTKLMTLAVVFNELRAGRLSKDDLFFVSENAWRTGGASSGGSTMFAELNSQIRVEDLIRSVIIQSGNDAAIVLAEGIAGSEASFAAMMNELARQIGLNDSNFTNSTGLPDPDEFSTARDLADLGRYLIREFPEYYHYFSEPEMEWNGIKQANRNSLIDVGIGVDGLKTGHTQAAGYGVVLSTAQGDRRLVAVVHGLGSMRERAEEGRKLLTWGMRAFERFSAYPEGKVVAYADVYGGEKGNVGLIGNGEIALYLPRGSRQCLSATVTFVSPLMPPIQQGAQIAELQVFCNDQLVQTAPLYAAETVGQGDLVRRATDALKQLALGWL; via the coding sequence GTGAGACTGCTCCTCGCCATCGCTGTTGCCGCCTTCAGCGTTTCGTCGGCCTTCGCCCAGGCGCAGTTCGAGACCAAGGCGAAATTCGCCGTGCTGACGGATTACGAGTCTGGCACCGTCATCTTCCAGAAGGATGCGGATGCAAGGCTCGAGCCGGCCAGCATGACCAAGCTGATGACGCTGGCCGTTGTGTTCAACGAGCTGCGCGCCGGCCGCTTGAGCAAGGACGATCTGTTCTTCGTCTCCGAAAACGCCTGGCGGACAGGCGGCGCGTCTTCGGGCGGCTCGACCATGTTCGCCGAGCTCAATTCCCAGATCCGCGTCGAAGACCTCATTCGTTCCGTCATCATCCAGTCGGGCAATGACGCCGCCATCGTGCTGGCCGAAGGCATTGCCGGCAGCGAAGCCAGCTTTGCGGCGATGATGAACGAGCTGGCCCGCCAGATCGGGCTCAACGATTCCAACTTCACCAATTCCACGGGCCTGCCGGACCCGGATGAATTTTCGACGGCGCGGGACCTGGCCGACCTCGGCCGTTACCTCATTCGCGAATTCCCCGAATATTACCACTATTTCTCCGAACCGGAGATGGAGTGGAACGGCATAAAACAGGCCAATCGCAATTCGCTGATCGACGTCGGCATCGGCGTCGATGGCCTCAAGACGGGCCATACCCAGGCTGCCGGCTATGGCGTCGTGCTCTCGACGGCCCAGGGCGATCGCCGCCTCGTCGCTGTTGTGCACGGTCTCGGCTCGATGCGCGAGCGCGCTGAAGAGGGGCGAAAGCTGCTCACATGGGGCATGCGCGCCTTCGAACGTTTCTCGGCCTATCCGGAAGGCAAGGTCGTTGCCTATGCCGATGTCTATGGCGGCGAGAAGGGCAATGTGGGCCTCATCGGTAACGGCGAGATTGCGCTTTATCTGCCGCGCGGCTCGCGCCAGTGCCTTTCCGCCACGGTCACTTTCGTCAGCCCGCTGATGCCGCCGATTCAGCAGGGCGCGCAGATCGCCGAATTGCAGGTGTTCTGCAACGACCAGCTGGTGCAGACGGCACCGCTCTACGCCGCCGAAACAGTCGGGCAGGGCGACCTCGTCCGCCGCGCCACCGATGCCCTCAAGCAACTGGCATTGGGTTGGCTCTGA
- the tmk gene encoding dTMP kinase, with the protein MLDAPNHSTARFITFEGGEGVGKSTQVKRLLERLGARDVSAVRTREPGGTPKAEAIRSYILQGRSESWGPGAEAVLFASARHDHVTQLIAPNLARGTWVISDRFCDSTRAYQGLTGGVDEKLIDALEDLALDGHVPDLTIVLDMDPETAFKRVEMRAVEDGLALTGDRFEKEELDWHRRLRDGFLNIARNNPDRCVVLSAEQPEEHLAEDIWRVVSERFPELGAGAGA; encoded by the coding sequence ATGCTCGACGCGCCGAACCACAGCACGGCCCGCTTCATCACCTTCGAAGGCGGTGAGGGCGTAGGCAAGTCCACTCAGGTCAAGCGCCTGCTCGAACGCCTGGGCGCGCGTGATGTCAGCGCCGTGCGCACGCGCGAACCCGGCGGTACGCCCAAGGCCGAGGCCATCCGCTCCTATATTCTGCAGGGTCGTTCGGAAAGCTGGGGCCCCGGCGCCGAGGCGGTGCTGTTCGCCTCGGCCCGGCATGATCACGTCACCCAGCTCATCGCGCCCAATCTGGCGCGCGGCACCTGGGTCATCTCCGACCGCTTCTGCGATTCCACCCGCGCCTATCAGGGGCTGACCGGTGGCGTTGATGAAAAGCTCATCGACGCGCTCGAAGATCTGGCGCTCGACGGCCATGTCCCCGATCTCACCATCGTACTCGACATGGACCCGGAAACCGCCTTCAAGCGGGTCGAGATGCGCGCCGTCGAGGACGGGCTGGCGCTCACCGGCGACCGGTTTGAAAAGGAAGAGCTCGACTGGCATCGCCGCCTGCGCGACGGCTTCCTCAATATCGCCCGCAATAATCCCGATCGATGCGTGGTCCTCTCGGCCGAACAGCCCGAGGAACACCTTGCCGAGGATATCTGGCGGGTGGTCTCCGAGCGTTTCCCTGAGCTCGGGGCGGGAGCCGGCGCATGA
- a CDS encoding AAA family ATPase has product MSDPSALEGLPLPEARQAAIGHDLARSAILEQLHHRRLPGAIMLHGPQGVGKATFAFEMALAILTATGDEAPERVREQVAALSYPNLFVLRRRLKDAKGYYTAIRVEDVRELRDALHHTRGRSGHRIAILDSIDDCNPSAANALLKTLEEPPADTTFLLVSHRPGQLLPTIKSRCHNIALRPLADGLVEQVVRSSLPDIDAETLNRAVQLAGGRPRRAFETLALGETSPVGALISWLQAPENMPTGATLQLAEALGADPHGPDMSFGREILSDWLADEARNAAFDRQSRMRLASATELWDKAHALLLEADSVNLDMKQTLVVLFDAIRKHRATTAIPIEQE; this is encoded by the coding sequence ATGAGTGATCCATCCGCACTGGAGGGCCTGCCGCTTCCCGAAGCGCGCCAGGCGGCCATTGGCCATGACCTCGCCCGTTCCGCCATTCTTGAGCAGCTGCATCACCGCCGTCTGCCCGGCGCAATCATGCTCCATGGTCCGCAGGGTGTGGGGAAGGCGACCTTTGCCTTCGAGATGGCCCTCGCCATTCTCACCGCCACCGGAGACGAAGCGCCGGAGCGCGTGCGTGAGCAGGTTGCGGCGCTGTCCTATCCGAACCTTTTTGTGCTGCGCCGGCGTCTCAAGGATGCCAAGGGCTACTACACCGCCATTCGCGTCGAAGACGTACGCGAGCTGCGCGATGCGCTCCACCATACGCGCGGCCGCTCCGGCCACCGCATCGCAATCCTCGACAGTATCGACGACTGCAATCCCTCGGCCGCCAACGCGCTTCTCAAGACGCTGGAAGAGCCGCCGGCCGACACGACCTTCCTGCTCGTTTCCCATCGCCCGGGGCAATTGCTGCCAACGATCAAGTCGCGCTGCCACAACATCGCCCTGCGTCCCCTCGCAGATGGGCTGGTCGAGCAGGTGGTGCGCTCCAGCCTGCCCGATATCGACGCCGAAACGCTGAACCGCGCCGTGCAGCTGGCCGGTGGCCGACCGCGCCGCGCCTTCGAGACGCTGGCGCTGGGCGAAACCTCCCCGGTCGGCGCGCTGATCTCCTGGCTTCAGGCCCCGGAAAACATGCCGACAGGCGCCACCTTGCAGCTGGCTGAAGCGCTTGGCGCCGACCCCCATGGGCCCGACATGTCCTTCGGCCGCGAAATCCTATCCGACTGGCTGGCCGACGAGGCGCGCAATGCGGCCTTTGATCGTCAGAGCCGTATGCGTCTTGCCTCCGCCACAGAGCTATGGGACAAGGCACACGCGCTTCTTTTGGAAGCCGATAGCGTCAATCTCGACATGAAACAGACGCTTGTCGTGCTGTTTGACGCCATTCGGAAGCACCGTGCAACGACTGCAATCCCCATCGAGCAAGAATGA
- the metG gene encoding methionine--tRNA ligase, translated as MTAKPFYVTTAISYPNGAPHIGHAYEMIATDAIARWKRLEGREVYFLTGTDEHGIKMVQTAAKEGIPVKELADRNAAEFQKLAAALNLSNDDFIRTTEQRHHEASQAIWKKMAENSDGDIFQSTYAGWYSVRDEAYFDEDELTEKDGKKFAPSGAEVEWVEEPTYFFRLSAYQQKLLALYEANPDFIAPKERRNEIISFVKSGLQDLSISRTTFDWGIPVPGAEGHVMYVWVDALTNYITGLGYPNEQSELFKKFWPADLHVIGKDIIRFHTVYWPAFLMSAGLEVQHRVFAHGFLTVDGQKMSKSLGNVIEPFHLVDTFGQDAVRYFFLREVSFGNDGDYANEKLVNRVNADLANNLGNLAQRSLSMINKNCDAKVPALGELTEADNAMIAEVTAALETAQKAMDQQLVHEATGAIISALSSANNYFAAQEPWALKKTDPVRMATVLYVTADTVRRLSIPMQAFVPASAARLLDQLAVPDNQRTLSDALNANSLLTNSDLPAPQGVFARLEKPAE; from the coding sequence ATGACCGCCAAGCCCTTTTACGTCACGACCGCGATTTCCTATCCCAATGGCGCCCCGCACATCGGGCACGCCTATGAGATGATCGCCACCGACGCCATCGCCCGCTGGAAGCGTCTCGAGGGCCGTGAGGTCTATTTCCTCACCGGCACCGACGAGCACGGCATCAAGATGGTGCAGACGGCGGCCAAGGAAGGCATTCCGGTCAAGGAGCTGGCGGATCGCAACGCGGCCGAGTTCCAGAAGCTCGCGGCTGCGCTGAACCTGTCCAACGACGATTTCATCCGCACCACCGAACAGCGCCACCACGAGGCGTCGCAGGCCATCTGGAAGAAGATGGCCGAAAACTCGGATGGCGACATTTTCCAGTCCACCTATGCCGGCTGGTATTCGGTGCGCGACGAGGCCTATTTCGACGAGGACGAGCTGACGGAGAAGGACGGCAAGAAATTTGCTCCCTCCGGCGCCGAAGTCGAATGGGTCGAAGAGCCGACCTACTTCTTCCGCCTTTCCGCCTATCAGCAAAAGCTGCTCGCCCTCTACGAAGCCAATCCAGATTTCATTGCTCCCAAGGAGCGCCGCAACGAGATCATTTCCTTCGTCAAGAGTGGTCTGCAAGACCTCTCCATTTCCCGCACCACCTTCGACTGGGGCATTCCCGTACCGGGCGCTGAAGGCCATGTGATGTATGTCTGGGTCGACGCCCTGACCAATTACATCACCGGTCTTGGCTACCCTAACGAGCAGAGCGAGCTGTTCAAGAAGTTCTGGCCGGCGGACCTGCATGTCATCGGCAAGGACATCATCCGCTTCCACACCGTCTATTGGCCCGCATTCCTGATGAGCGCTGGTCTTGAGGTGCAGCACCGCGTCTTCGCCCACGGTTTCCTCACCGTTGACGGCCAAAAGATGAGCAAGTCGCTCGGCAATGTCATCGAGCCGTTCCACCTGGTGGACACCTTTGGTCAGGACGCTGTCCGCTACTTCTTCCTGCGCGAAGTCTCCTTCGGCAACGACGGTGACTATGCCAACGAAAAGCTGGTCAATCGCGTCAACGCGGACCTTGCCAATAATCTCGGCAATCTGGCGCAGCGTTCGCTATCGATGATCAACAAGAACTGTGATGCCAAGGTGCCGGCTCTCGGCGAGCTGACCGAGGCCGACAACGCCATGATCGCCGAGGTCACCGCGGCACTCGAGACGGCACAGAAGGCGATGGACCAGCAGCTGGTCCACGAAGCCACCGGCGCCATCATTTCCGCGCTGAGCTCGGCCAACAACTACTTCGCCGCGCAGGAGCCGTGGGCGCTCAAGAAGACCGATCCGGTTCGCATGGCCACGGTCCTCTATGTGACCGCCGACACGGTTCGTCGCCTCTCCATTCCGATGCAGGCCTTCGTTCCCGCATCGGCTGCACGGCTGCTTGACCAATTGGCTGTCCCTGACAACCAGAGGACGCTGTCTGACGCTCTCAATGCTAACAGTCTGCTAACGAACTCCGACCTGCCGGCACCGCAAGGCGTCTTCGCGCGGCTGGAAAAGCCGGCCGAATAA